One Eubalaena glacialis isolate mEubGla1 chromosome 11, mEubGla1.1.hap2.+ XY, whole genome shotgun sequence DNA segment encodes these proteins:
- the BTG1 gene encoding protein BTG1 has translation MHPFYTRAATMIGEIAAAVSFISKFLRTKGLTSERQLQTFSQSLQELLAEHYKHHWFPEKPCKGSGYRCIRINHKMDPLIGQAAQRIGLSSQELFRLLPSELTLWVDPYEVSYRIGEDGSICVLYEASPAGGSTQNSTNVQMVDSRISCKEELLLGRTSPSKNYNMMTVSG, from the exons ATGCATCCCTTCTACACCCGGGCCGCCACCATGATAGGCGAGATCGCCGCCGCCGTGTCCTTCATCTCCAAGTTCCTCCGCACCAAGGGGCTCACGAGCGAGCGACAGCTGCAGACCTTCAGCCAGAGCCTGCAGGAGCTGCTGGCAG AGCATTATAAACATCACTGGTTCCCAGAAAAGCCCTGCAAGGGATCAGGTTACCGCTGTATTCGCATCAACCATAAAATGGATCCTCTGATTGGACAGGCAGCACAGCGGATTGGACTGAGCAGTCAGGAGCTGTTCAGGCTTCTCCCAAGTGAACTCACACTCTGGGTTGATCCCTACGAAGTGTCTTACAGAATTGGAGAGGATGGCTCCATCTGTGTGCTGTACGAAGCCTCACCAGCAGGAGGTAGCACCCAAAACAGCACCAACGTGCAAATGGTAGACAGCAGAATCAGCTGTAAGGAGGAACTTCTCTTGGGCAGAACAAGCCCTTCCAAAAACTACAATATGATGACTGTATCAGGTTAA